A genomic stretch from Salarias fasciatus chromosome 10, fSalaFa1.1, whole genome shotgun sequence includes:
- the LOC115395717 gene encoding olfactory receptor 6C4-like: MDSFNAALKDNITFVRPAYFIISGFVGIPNIKYYFVFLFFVYSLSFIGNVTVMTVLMLDHTLRSPKHIAVFNLALTDLLSSSALVPKVIDTFLFNHHFISYNNCLTYMFFCFVLISMQSLNLVALSIDRLMAILYPLHYQVKVTHRFMLSVIAFFWLFSVTETLTGVSLITRVSFCSSVVIKSYYCDHGPVYQLGCNDVTPNIAIGLLATTFILWMPLIFILFSYCCIIHALSKISTVQQRVKAFKTCTGHISLVALFYLPVLFVYLLRSKISINARIIGLSLSSVIPPTLNPIIYVFQTQEIKESLKKLLKVREKSKIRTKNEQT; this comes from the coding sequence ATGGATTCTTTCAACGCTGCTCTAAAGGATAACATCACGTTTGTGCGCCCTGCATATTTCATAATAAGTGGATTTGTTGGCATACCAAATATCAAGTattactttgtttttctcttttttgtttacaGTCTTTCGTTCATTGGAAATGTAACTGTAATGACTGTTCTCATGTTGGATCACACCTTAAGAAGTCCTAAACATATTGCGGTTTTTAATCTGGCATTGACAGACTTGTTAAGTAGCTCTGCTTTGGTGCCAAAGGTTATTGATACTTTTCTGTTCAACCATCACTTTATTTCCTACAATAACTGTTTGACCtacatgtttttctgtttcgtTTTAATTTCAATGCAGTCTCTTAATCTGGTTGCACTCTCTATTGACAGACTGATGGCCATCCTCTATCCACTGCACTATCAGGTGAAGGTGACGCACAGATTCATGCTGTCTGTGATCGCTTTTTTCTGGCTCTTTTCTGTTACAGAGACTCTCACTGGAGTCAGTCTTATCACGAGAGTTTCTTTCTGTTCGTCAGTGGTTATCAAGAGTTATTACTGTGACCACGGTCCTGTTTATCAGCTTGGCTGCAACGATGTCACCCCAAATATTGCCATTGGACTATTAGCTACGACTTTTATTCTTTGGATGCCATTGATATTTATCTTGTTTAGTTATTGTTGTATTATTCATGCTTTATCGAAAATTTCTACAGTTCAGCAAAGAGTTAAAGCCTTTAAAACATGCACCGGCCATATTTCTTTAGTGGCATTATTCTACTTGCCTGtcttatttgtgtatttattgagGTCTAAAATCAGTATAAATGCTAGAATCATTGGCTTGTCATTGAGTAGTGTCATCCCTCCCACACTGAACCCaatcatttatgtttttcagaCTCAAGAAATCAAGGAATCACTGAAAAAGTTGCTGAAAGTCAGGGAGAAGTCCAAAATCAGAACAAAGAATgagcaaacttaa
- the LOC115395718 gene encoding olfactory receptor 6C4-like: MDFFNAALKDNITFVRPAYFVISGFFGIPNIKYYFVFLFFVYSLSFIGNVTVMTVLMLDHTLRSPKHIAVFNLALTDLLSSSALVPKLIDTFLFDHRYISYNNCLTYMFFCFTLASMQSLNLVALSIDRLMAILYPLHYQVKVTHRFMLSVIAFFWLFAVAVILTAVGLLTRVSFCSSVVIKSYYCDHGPVYQLGCNDVTPNNAIGRLGTTLILWMPLIFILFSYCCIIHALSKISTFQQRVKAFKTCTGHISLVALLYLPVLFVYLLRAKISINARIIGLSLSHVIPPTLNPIIYVFQTQEIKESLKKLLKVREKSKIRTKNEQT, translated from the coding sequence ATGGATTTTTTCAACGCTGCTCTAAAGGATAACATCACTTTTGTGCGCCCTGCATATTTTGTAATAAGTGGATTCTTTGGCATACCAAATATCAAGTattactttgtttttctcttttttgtttacaGTCTTTCATTCATTGGAAATGTAACTGTAATGACTGTTCTCATGTTGGATCACACATTAAGGAGTCCCAAACATATTGCGGTTTTTAATCTGGCATTGACAGACTTGTTAAGTAGCTCTGCTTTGGTGCCAAAACTTATTGATACTTTTCTGTTCGACCATCGCTATATTTCCTACAATAACTGTTTGACCtacatgtttttctgcttcacatTAGCTTCAATGCAGTCTCTTAATCTGGTTGCACTCTCTATTGACAGACTGATGGCCATCCTCTATCCACTGCACTATCAGGTGAAGGTGACGCACAGATTCATGCTGTCTGTGATCGCTTTTTTCTGGCTCTTTGCTGTGGCAGTGATTCTCACTGCAGTCGGCCTTCTCACGAGAGTTTCTTTCTGTTCGTCAGTGGTTATCAAGAGTTATTACTGTGACCACGGTCCTGTTTATCAGCTTGGCTGCAACGATGTCACCCCAAATAATGCCATTGGACGACTAGGTACGACTCTTATTCTTTGGATGCCATTGATATTTATCTTGTTTAGTTATTGTTGTATTATTCATGCTTTATCAAAAATTTCTACGTTTCAGCAAAGAGTGAAGGCCTTTAAAACATGCACCGGCCATATTTCTTTAGTGGCATTATTGTACTTGCCTGtcttatttgtgtatttattgagGGCTAAAATCAGTATAAATGCTAGAATCATTGGCTTGTCCTTAAGTCATGTCATCCCTCCCACACTGAACCCaatcatttatgtttttcagaCTCAAGAAATCAAGgaatcattgaaaaagttgcTGAAAGTCAGGGAGAAGTCCAAAATCAGAACAAAGAATGAGCAAACTTAA
- the LOC115395545 gene encoding olfactory receptor 6C4-like: MDFFNAALKDNITFVRPAYFIISGFVGIPNINSYFVFLFFAYSLSFIGNVTVMTVIMLDHTLRSPKHVAVFNLALTDLLSSSALVPKVIDTFLFDNRYISYNNCLTYMFFCFTLISMQSLNLVVLSIDRLMAILYPLHYQVKVTHRFMLSVIAFFWLFAVISILILVGLITRLSFCSSVVIKSFYCDHGPVYRLGCNDVTPSRAMAGILPVAIIGFPLAFIVASYCCIIHALSKISTFQQRLKAFKTCTGHISLVALFYLPITIVYLLGSKIQLNARIIGLSLSTIIPPTLNPIIYVFQTQEIKESLKKMVKVREQFKIRMKN; this comes from the coding sequence ATGGATTTTTTCAACGCTGCTCTAAAGGATAACATCACATTTGTGCGCCCTGCATATTTCATAATAAGTGGATTTGTTGGTATACCAAACATTAACTcttactttgtttttctcttttttgcttACAGTCTTTCATTCATTGGAAATGTAACTGTAATGACTGTTATCATGTTGGATCACACGTTAAGAAGTCCGAAACATGTTGCGGTTTTCAATTTGGCATTGACAGACTTGTTAAGTAGCTCTGCTTTGGTGCCAAAAGTTATTGATACTTTTCTGTTCGACAATCGCTATATTTCCTACAATAACTGTTTGACCtacatgtttttctgcttcacatTAATTTCAATGCAGTCTCTTAATCTGGTTGTGCTCTCTATTGACAGACTGATGGCCATCCTCTATCCACTGCACTATCAGGTGAAGGTGACGCACAGATTCATGCTGTCTGTGATTGCTTTTTTCTGGCTCTTTGCTGTTATATCCATTCTGATTCTTGTTGGTCTTATCACGAGACTTTCTTTCTGTTCGTCAGTGGTTATCAAGAGTTTCTACTGTGACCACGGTCCTGTGTACCGACTTGGTTGTAACGATGTCACTCCAAGTCGTGCAATGGCAGGTATCTTGCCAGTTGCTATCATTGGGTTTCCACTAGCCTTTATTGTGGCCAGTTATTGCTGTATTATTCATGCTTTATCAAAAATTTCTACATTTCAGCAAAGATTGAAGGCCTTTAAAACATGCACCGGCCATATTTCTTTAGTGGCATTATTCTACTTGCCAATCACAATTGTATATTTACTCGGGTCCAAAATCCAATTAAATGCTAGAATCATCGGTTTGTCCTTGAGTACTATCATCCCTCCCACTCTGAACCCaatcatttatgtttttcagaCTCAAGAAATCAAGGAATCATTGAAAAAGATGGTGAAAGTCAGGGAGCAGTTCAAAATCCGAATGAAGAATTAG
- the LOC115395503 gene encoding olfactory receptor 6C4-like, with product MDFFNAALQDNITFVRPAYFILSGFFGIPNIKYYFVFLFFAYSLSFVGNVTVMTVLMLDHTLRSPKHIAVFNLALTDLLSSSAFVPKVIDTFLFDHRYISYNNCLTYMFFCFTLGSMQSLNLVALSIDRLMAILYPLHYQVKVTHRFMLSVIAIFWLYSVISILILVGLITRLSFCSSVVIKSFFCDHGPVYRLGCNDVTPSRAMAGILPVAIIGIPLAFIVASYCCIIHALSKISTVQQRVKAFKTCTGHISLVALLYLPATIVYLFGSKIQLNARIIGLSLSTIIPPTLNPIIYVFQTQEIKESLKKLLKVREQSKITAKN from the coding sequence ATGGATTTTTTCAATGCTGCTCTACAGGATAACATCACGTTTGTGCGCCCTGCATATTTTATATTAAGTGGTTTCTTTGGCATACCAAATATTAAGTattactttgtttttctcttttttgcttACAGTCTTTCATTCGTTGGAAATGTAACTGTAATGACTGTTCTCATGTTGGATCACACGTTAAGGAGTCCGAAACATATTGCAGTTTTTAATCTGGCATTGACAGACTTGTTAAGTAGCTCTGCTTTTGTGCCAAAGGTTATCGATACTTTTCTGTTCGACCATCGCTATATTTCCTACAATAACTGTTTGACCtacatgtttttctgcttcactttAGGTTCAATGCAGTCTCTTAATCTGGTTGCACTCTCTATTGACAGACTGATGGCCATCCTCTATCCACTGCACTATCAGGTGAAGGTGACGCACAGATTCATGCTGTCTGTGATCGCTATTTTCTGGCTCTACTCTGTTATATCCATTCTGATTCTTGTTGGTCTTATCACGAGACTTTCTTTCTGTTCGTCAGTGGTTATCAAGAGTTTCTTCTGTGACCACGGTCCTGTGTACCGACTTGGTTGTAACGACGTCACTCCAAGTCGTGCAATGGCAGGTATCTTGCCAGTTGCTATCATTGGGATTCCACTAGCCTTTATTGTGGCCAGTTATTGCTGTATTATTCATGCTTTATCAAAAATTTCTACAGTTCAGCAAAGAGTGAAGGCCTTTAAAACATGCACCGGCCATATTTCTTTAGTGGCATTATTGTACTTGCCAGCCACTATTGTGTATTTATTCGGGTCCAAAATCCAATTAAATGCTAGAATCATCGGTTTGTCCTTGAGTACTATCATCCCTCCCACTCTGAACCCaatcatttatgtttttcagaCTCAAGAAATCAAGgaatcattgaaaaagttgcTGAAAGTCAGGGAGCAGTCCAAAATCACAGCAAAGAATTAG